The Sulfurospirillum halorespirans DSM 13726 genome has a window encoding:
- a CDS encoding DASS family sodium-coupled anion symporter, producing the protein MEANGDYKYYVKLLAPVVVGLLVFMCPTPEGLSANAWLYTSIFAGLVIGLIFEPIPPALIGIIAVVLAVLFKVGPVGSGKDGAVIKSAAAMDWGLSGFSNAVVWLIFAAFMIGIGYHNSGLGKRIAFLLVHKLGTSTLGLGYAIALADLILAPFIPSNAARSGGTIYPIVTSIPPMFESYPEKDARKIGAYLVWVSLATTCVSSSIFLTGQAPNPLALELAVKAGVHSVSWTGWFIAFAPVGIILFAITPILALWIYPPEIKGSPIISKWAGEELEKLGKISRGEILMLSISILALVLWIGSSFFKVNATTTALIVIVLMIAAKIISWGDFLGNKPAWNVLTWFATLVTMAAGLKNVGFLEWIAKATGTYLHGLTPFMAVLGLIVAFSILRYFFASGTAYVTAMVGLFTVLAISIPNTDPSQTMLMLLLPMGIMGVLTPYGTGHSPVWFASGYVTGPEFWKLGAIFGAIYLAVFLVIGLPWIKFIYPYIAG; encoded by the coding sequence ATGGAAGCAAACGGTGATTACAAATACTATGTAAAGCTTTTAGCACCCGTTGTTGTAGGTCTTTTGGTTTTTATGTGCCCGACCCCAGAAGGGTTAAGCGCCAATGCTTGGCTTTATACCAGTATTTTTGCAGGTCTTGTCATAGGTCTTATTTTTGAGCCAATTCCACCCGCACTGATCGGAATTATCGCGGTTGTCCTAGCTGTTCTCTTTAAAGTAGGTCCTGTTGGTTCAGGAAAAGATGGCGCAGTTATCAAATCAGCTGCTGCTATGGACTGGGGCTTAAGTGGCTTTTCTAACGCTGTCGTATGGCTTATTTTTGCAGCCTTTATGATCGGCATTGGCTATCATAACAGTGGTCTTGGTAAGAGAATCGCTTTTTTACTGGTGCATAAACTTGGAACCTCAACACTGGGTCTTGGCTATGCCATTGCCCTAGCCGATCTTATTTTGGCTCCGTTTATCCCTAGTAATGCTGCGCGCAGTGGTGGAACGATTTATCCGATTGTGACGAGCATTCCTCCTATGTTTGAGAGTTATCCTGAAAAGGATGCGCGCAAAATTGGTGCTTATCTTGTATGGGTTTCCCTTGCGACAACGTGCGTTTCCAGTTCAATTTTTTTAACGGGTCAAGCACCCAACCCTCTTGCACTTGAACTTGCTGTAAAAGCAGGTGTTCATTCGGTGAGCTGGACGGGTTGGTTCATCGCGTTTGCCCCTGTGGGTATTATCCTTTTTGCGATCACACCGATTCTTGCTTTGTGGATCTATCCACCCGAGATCAAAGGCTCACCGATCATCTCAAAATGGGCAGGCGAGGAGTTGGAAAAGCTGGGTAAAATTAGCAGAGGCGAGATTTTGATGCTCTCCATTTCCATTCTTGCGCTCGTTCTTTGGATCGGCAGTTCTTTCTTTAAAGTCAACGCTACCACCACCGCATTGATCGTTATTGTCCTTATGATCGCTGCGAAGATTATTTCATGGGGCGATTTCTTGGGCAATAAACCTGCATGGAATGTTTTAACATGGTTTGCAACCCTCGTCACGATGGCAGCAGGTCTTAAAAACGTCGGCTTTTTGGAGTGGATCGCTAAAGCAACGGGTACGTACTTACATGGCTTAACACCGTTTATGGCAGTTCTTGGGCTTATCGTCGCGTTTAGTATTTTGCGTTATTTCTTTGCGTCAGGAACTGCTTACGTTACGGCAATGGTAGGACTTTTTACCGTTCTTGCCATCTCCATTCCGAACACTGACCCATCTCAAACGATGCTGATGTTACTGCTTCCAATGGGAATTATGGGTGTTTTAACCCCGTATGGAACAGGTCATAGCCCCGTTTGGTTCGCCAGCGGTTACGTCACAGGACCCGAGTTTTGGAAACTGGGAGCCATTTTTGGTGCGATCTATTTGGCTGTCTTTTTAGTGATTGGACTTCCGTGGATCAAATTTATCTATCCGTATATCGCAGGTTAA
- a CDS encoding CerR family C-terminal domain-containing protein, translating to MLKNATQSKPSNASKSAILETAYRLFGERSLEDVSIRELAKEANVNISSIHYYYGSKEELYLAVVSSITEIMAQKAGEFTRAFTEAQKEGEATDAFYIHWLKHLVEMIARSMIGRLKKNNYLHRIIIREQMTPSKGFELLYQQGLEPVLTILDDLIARISKQEISSCEVRARTHTLLGQIVIFSVQQLTITQRMPFLQEDEERNMEIIIQTILENVEYILWGIVAKRDRL from the coding sequence GTGTTGAAAAATGCCACTCAATCAAAACCATCCAACGCCTCCAAATCCGCTATATTGGAGACCGCCTACAGGCTTTTTGGAGAGCGCTCTTTGGAGGATGTCTCTATTAGAGAACTTGCTAAAGAAGCCAATGTCAATATCTCCTCGATTCACTACTATTATGGGAGTAAGGAAGAGCTTTATTTAGCGGTTGTGAGCAGCATTACAGAGATCATGGCGCAAAAAGCGGGTGAGTTTACGCGTGCTTTTACTGAGGCACAAAAAGAGGGTGAAGCAACAGATGCGTTTTATATCCATTGGCTCAAACATCTTGTGGAGATGATAGCACGCTCGATGATAGGCCGATTGAAAAAAAACAATTATTTACATCGCATTATTATCAGGGAGCAAATGACGCCCTCAAAGGGGTTTGAACTGTTGTATCAACAAGGGCTGGAGCCTGTATTAACCATTTTAGATGATTTGATTGCGCGCATCAGCAAGCAAGAGATAAGCTCTTGCGAAGTCAGAGCTAGAACACATACGTTGCTTGGACAGATTGTTATATTCAGTGTCCAACAACTTACCATCACTCAACGGATGCCTTTTTTGCAGGAAGATGAGGAAAGAAATATGGAGATTATTATTCAGACGATTCTTGAAAATGTAGAGTATATTCTTTGGGGAATCGTTGCCAAAAGGGATCGCTTATGA
- a CDS encoding HlyD family efflux transporter periplasmic adaptor subunit, producing the protein MKKIILILVMVILVAGGGYYYVSHKNGQEKPLIFYGNIENRTQDLSFRFLGTIKSISKDEGESFTKGEPLVLLDTTTLRYQLENLTAQLIAEKATLAKLTKGYRVEEISQAKASVEETKAALEGTKDVYLRQQKLFKVDATTEQDYITAKTQYDKANASYDKALSYYDMVRKGYQVEDIEVQNAKVMALSAQAKSLEHDIKDATLYAPTQGTVLARYKEPSSIVSAAQSILEIALEDEYWVKAYVDEPLLGKITQGESMLIYIDSRKEPYEGSIGFISPVAEFTPKNIETMELRPELVYRFRVIIKHPDSHLKQGMPVTIKCKKDT; encoded by the coding sequence ATGAAAAAAATCATTTTAATTTTAGTGATGGTTATTTTAGTTGCTGGTGGAGGGTATTACTACGTAAGTCACAAAAATGGGCAAGAAAAGCCATTGATTTTTTACGGCAACATTGAAAATCGTACGCAAGATTTATCGTTTCGATTTTTGGGTACGATCAAAAGCATTAGCAAAGACGAAGGCGAGTCTTTTACAAAAGGTGAGCCTTTAGTCCTGCTCGATACCACCACATTGCGCTATCAATTAGAAAATCTCACGGCACAACTCATTGCCGAAAAAGCGACGTTAGCAAAGCTTACCAAAGGGTACCGCGTTGAAGAAATCTCCCAAGCAAAGGCAAGTGTTGAAGAAACAAAAGCAGCCTTAGAGGGGACAAAAGATGTTTATCTCAGGCAGCAAAAGCTTTTTAAAGTCGATGCAACGACAGAGCAAGATTATATCACGGCTAAAACGCAATACGATAAAGCAAACGCCAGCTACGATAAAGCGCTGAGTTATTACGACATGGTGCGAAAAGGGTATCAGGTTGAAGATATTGAAGTGCAAAATGCCAAAGTCATGGCTCTCTCTGCTCAAGCCAAAAGCCTAGAGCACGACATCAAAGACGCAACACTGTACGCTCCAACCCAAGGAACCGTTCTTGCGCGCTACAAAGAGCCTTCTTCCATTGTCTCTGCGGCTCAGAGTATCTTGGAGATTGCGTTGGAAGATGAGTATTGGGTTAAGGCGTATGTGGATGAGCCCCTTTTAGGCAAAATTACGCAAGGTGAGAGTATGTTGATTTACATCGATTCTCGCAAAGAGCCTTATGAAGGGAGTATCGGTTTTATCTCTCCTGTGGCAGAATTTACACCTAAAAACATTGAGACGATGGAGCTTCGCCCTGAGCTTGTGTACCGTTTTCGTGTCATTATTAAACATCCTGATTCGCATTTAAAACAAGGAATGCCTGTTACGATCAAATGTAAAAAAGATACCTAA
- a CDS encoding sulfite exporter TauE/SafE family protein: MIECYIFAVFILSSFLQTATGFGYAIITAPLLALVLEPKETVMITMLTGLMIRLMMMKTTQHEGSFKAISPLIIASILGAIPGAYCLSFMSVDLLKFFMGAILLLFTVLLWKNYRFPIHHHTLAKAIAGGISGFLATTTSINGPPIILYYLNAKAEENKNALRGNLTRYFLLINIASIILSYAMGTLKIEELWVTTLVSIPALVIGFYFGERFFHRINAEIFKKMALAIVFISSIVLIYKAVS, from the coding sequence TTGATAGAATGCTACATTTTTGCAGTGTTTATACTTTCAAGTTTTTTGCAAACCGCCACTGGATTTGGCTATGCAATCATCACCGCACCGCTTTTGGCACTTGTTTTAGAACCGAAAGAGACGGTTATGATCACAATGCTAACTGGTCTTATGATACGGCTTATGATGATGAAAACAACCCAGCACGAAGGCAGTTTCAAAGCCATATCGCCGCTTATTATCGCTAGTATTTTAGGCGCGATTCCAGGGGCGTATTGTCTGAGTTTTATGAGCGTGGATCTGCTTAAATTTTTTATGGGAGCGATCTTGCTCCTTTTTACGGTGCTTTTATGGAAAAACTATCGCTTTCCCATTCATCATCATACGCTTGCCAAAGCGATTGCAGGGGGAATCAGTGGTTTTTTAGCCACCACGACGAGCATCAATGGCCCACCCATCATTTTATACTATCTCAACGCCAAAGCAGAAGAGAATAAAAATGCTCTTCGGGGAAATCTCACACGCTATTTTTTACTGATTAATATAGCATCTATTATTCTATCTTACGCTATGGGAACATTAAAGATAGAAGAACTGTGGGTAACAACGCTGGTCTCTATACCTGCACTTGTTATAGGCTTTTATTTTGGAGAAAGGTTTTTTCATCGCATTAATGCAGAAATTTTCAAAAAAATGGCATTAGCGATTGTGTTTATAAGCAGCATCGTTTTAATCTATAAAGCAGTGAGTTAA
- a CDS encoding D-2-hydroxyacid dehydrogenase family protein, with protein sequence MNIVILDDYQDVVRHLACFSLLSEHDVRVLTTSYTNNNELAEAIKDAEALVLIRERTPITEALLSKLPHLKIISQTGKAGSHIDLQACTKQHVLVCDGVGSPIAPSELCWALIMAASRHIVPYATNVSNDIWQSSGALGLGRTLSGLTLGIWGYGNIGQRVAGFGNVFGMKILVWGSEVSRAKAKEHGFKTANSKAEFFATSDVLSLHLKLSDATKRCVTQSDLDSMKPDSLFVNISRAELVEKRALYASLKNTPTKRAAIDVFETEPATRENEPLLALKNVLSTPHIGYVEQNNYENYFKMAFENIVAFAQGKPQNGVNHL encoded by the coding sequence GTGAACATTGTTATACTCGATGATTATCAAGACGTGGTGCGCCACCTTGCGTGTTTTTCACTTCTAAGCGAGCATGATGTTCGTGTGTTAACCACTTCGTACACCAATAATAATGAACTCGCTGAAGCGATTAAAGATGCCGAAGCGTTGGTACTGATTCGCGAACGAACTCCCATCACGGAAGCACTTTTATCCAAACTGCCCCATTTAAAGATCATCTCTCAAACAGGAAAAGCGGGAAGTCATATTGATCTTCAAGCCTGTACAAAACAGCATGTGTTAGTCTGTGATGGTGTTGGCTCACCGATTGCGCCTTCTGAACTTTGTTGGGCGCTCATTATGGCGGCATCGCGCCATATCGTCCCCTACGCGACTAACGTGAGCAATGATATTTGGCAAAGTTCAGGCGCGTTAGGACTTGGACGAACACTGAGTGGTTTGACACTTGGGATTTGGGGTTATGGAAACATCGGTCAACGTGTTGCTGGGTTTGGCAATGTCTTTGGGATGAAGATTCTCGTTTGGGGAAGTGAGGTATCAAGAGCAAAAGCAAAAGAGCATGGCTTCAAAACAGCGAATAGTAAAGCAGAATTTTTCGCTACTTCGGACGTTTTGTCTTTGCACTTAAAACTAAGTGATGCAACCAAACGTTGTGTCACCCAAAGTGACCTTGATAGTATGAAACCTGATTCACTGTTTGTCAACATCAGTCGTGCAGAACTGGTTGAAAAAAGAGCACTTTATGCAAGTCTTAAAAACACTCCTACCAAACGTGCCGCCATTGATGTCTTTGAAACAGAGCCAGCCACACGTGAAAACGAGCCACTTTTAGCGCTTAAAAATGTACTTTCAACCCCACACATCGGATATGTTGAGCAGAACAACTATGAAAACTATTTTAAAATGGCATTTGAAAATATCGTAGCATTTGCGCAAGGAAAACCTCAAAATGGTGTAAATCATCTCTAA
- a CDS encoding ATP-binding cassette domain-containing protein, with protein MTIVLAQQLSKSFPKEKKPALHALDFSIKSGKITGLVGPDGAGKTTLIRMLAGLLTPTSGTLEILGTQMPCTQSSLLQQIGYMPQKFGLYEDLSVDENLRLYAALQDVEAPKERIQELLDFTALSAFRTRKTGALSGGMKQKLGLACALIKKPKLLLLDEPGVGVDPISRINLWEMIQALLKEDVAVLWGTSYLDEADKCDSVILLNEGVCLYQGSPQKMKEPLLGEVYLVTNISTDKRKLLTHLLHAEEVMDAVLVGASIRVNLQEGASFPLAYLSTFDSEASAAVCSPTFEDAFVRLLGVKTAPESLLANQMSPKEERAGHLIEAKNLTKKFGNFTATDHIDFEIGRGEIFGFLGPNGAGKSTTFKMLCGLLVPSFGTALVMGENLYTAGAKVRSNIGYMAQKFSLYGTLNIKNNLEFFAGLYGLSGENRTQKIDDIIETFDFKAHLETRAELLPLGIKQRLALACALMHEPSVLFLDEPTSGVDPITRKEFWTHINGIVKKGVSVMVTTHFMDEAEYCDRIMLIYHGKAIATGTPDELKEQVSRDATMEEAFIYLIESYDKRANS; from the coding sequence ATGACAATCGTCTTGGCGCAACAGCTCTCTAAGAGTTTTCCTAAAGAAAAAAAACCAGCACTTCATGCACTTGATTTTTCGATCAAATCTGGAAAAATTACAGGACTTGTAGGACCTGATGGCGCAGGGAAAACCACACTGATACGCATGTTAGCAGGACTCTTAACGCCCACTTCGGGCACGTTGGAAATTTTAGGAACGCAGATGCCGTGTACACAAAGCTCTCTTTTGCAACAGATTGGGTACATGCCTCAAAAATTTGGGCTTTATGAAGATTTGAGCGTGGATGAAAATTTGAGACTTTACGCCGCTTTGCAAGATGTAGAAGCTCCAAAAGAGCGTATCCAAGAGTTATTGGACTTTACGGCACTCTCCGCGTTTCGTACACGTAAAACGGGCGCACTTTCAGGCGGTATGAAACAAAAATTAGGGCTTGCATGTGCGTTGATCAAAAAGCCAAAGCTTTTACTGCTGGATGAGCCAGGTGTCGGGGTTGATCCGATTTCTCGCATCAACCTTTGGGAGATGATCCAAGCACTTTTAAAAGAAGATGTCGCGGTCTTGTGGGGAACGTCCTATTTGGATGAGGCGGATAAGTGCGATTCGGTTATTTTGCTCAATGAAGGTGTGTGCCTCTACCAAGGCTCACCACAGAAAATGAAAGAGCCTCTTCTCGGAGAAGTCTATCTTGTTACCAACATCAGCACCGATAAACGAAAGCTTCTCACGCACCTTTTACATGCAGAAGAAGTGATGGATGCTGTCTTGGTAGGAGCGTCAATTCGCGTTAACCTTCAAGAAGGAGCATCATTTCCTCTTGCGTATCTAAGCACATTCGATTCTGAAGCGAGTGCTGCTGTATGCTCCCCAACATTTGAAGATGCATTTGTGCGCTTACTAGGCGTTAAAACAGCGCCAGAATCGCTGTTAGCCAATCAAATGTCGCCCAAAGAAGAGCGTGCGGGGCATCTGATTGAGGCTAAAAATCTGACCAAAAAGTTTGGAAATTTTACAGCCACAGATCATATTGATTTTGAGATAGGACGTGGAGAAATTTTTGGTTTTTTAGGGCCTAATGGTGCTGGTAAATCAACGACGTTTAAGATGCTGTGTGGATTGCTTGTGCCCAGCTTTGGAACAGCCTTGGTTATGGGAGAAAATCTCTACACCGCAGGAGCAAAGGTGCGATCCAATATTGGATATATGGCGCAAAAATTTTCACTTTATGGTACGTTAAATATCAAAAATAATTTAGAGTTTTTTGCAGGACTGTACGGACTCAGTGGCGAAAATCGTACCCAAAAGATTGATGATATTATTGAAACGTTTGATTTTAAAGCCCATTTGGAGACAAGAGCGGAATTGCTACCTTTGGGTATTAAACAGCGATTAGCCCTTGCGTGTGCGCTGATGCATGAACCATCCGTTTTATTTTTAGATGAGCCAACCAGTGGGGTTGACCCTATCACACGCAAAGAGTTTTGGACACATATTAACGGGATTGTTAAAAAAGGTGTTTCCGTCATGGTAACAACGCACTTTATGGATGAAGCAGAGTATTGTGATCGGATTATGCTGATTTATCATGGAAAAGCCATCGCCACAGGAACACCCGATGAGCTAAAAGAGCAAGTCTCTCGTGATGCAACGATGGAAGAGGCCTTTATCTACTTGATTGAATCGTACGATAAGCGAGCAAATTCATGA
- a CDS encoding nitroreductase family protein, which translates to MENPTIQQLQNRKSIRQFTGEVISDEHLELIFKTAQRAPTSINGQQISLVYTRDKAKLKEIAHLCHEQAHIATADVFVGIVIDFNRTAIITESMGKKHVIEQSAEGIMVGAVDAGIMLIHLQVAAEALGYGTTPIGAVRENSDKMIELFHLPPKTFLVVGCTIGVPTEAAKNAPLKPRVALESFAMQDVYDNEKVKKGVLAYDKTFKAFRDATGSGSMPTYAEITSNAYSSVYYRKTGKVLMAQGFAFKDE; encoded by the coding sequence ATGGAAAATCCAACCATCCAACAACTGCAAAACCGCAAATCCATCCGTCAATTCACCGGTGAAGTGATCAGCGATGAGCATTTAGAGCTTATCTTCAAAACAGCGCAACGAGCACCTACGTCCATCAACGGGCAACAAATCAGCCTTGTCTACACCCGCGATAAAGCCAAGCTCAAAGAGATCGCGCATCTGTGTCATGAACAAGCGCACATCGCTACAGCAGATGTTTTCGTGGGGATTGTTATCGACTTTAATCGAACTGCTATCATTACCGAAAGCATGGGGAAAAAACATGTCATCGAGCAGAGTGCTGAGGGCATTATGGTAGGCGCCGTGGATGCTGGCATTATGCTGATTCACCTTCAAGTTGCTGCTGAAGCGTTGGGATACGGCACAACACCGATCGGCGCAGTGCGTGAAAATTCTGACAAGATGATCGAACTGTTTCATCTTCCACCCAAAACGTTCTTAGTTGTCGGTTGCACCATCGGTGTTCCAACCGAAGCGGCTAAAAATGCTCCGTTGAAACCACGTGTTGCATTAGAAAGCTTTGCGATGCAAGACGTCTACGATAATGAAAAAGTAAAAAAGGGCGTTTTGGCGTATGATAAAACCTTTAAAGCCTTTAGAGATGCAACAGGAAGCGGTTCGATGCCTACTTACGCGGAGATTACTTCAAACGCGTATTCGAGTGTTTACTACCGAAAAACAGGCAAAGTTTTAATGGCACAAGGGTTTGCATTTAAGGACGAATAG
- a CDS encoding ABC transporter permease — MNRKRLFALLLKETLQIMRDPSAILIAVILPLILLFLMGYAVSLDAKNMSLGIINKSNTKEAHALVSSFVGSSSFKTHMSYDKKELMQLLQENKLKGVLEVPASFGKHDDYTLQILIDATEPNTGGLIQNYASKIIRNWAIEEGIMPSAGISVVPRYWFNPPLSSRYFLLPGSISVVMTLIGILLTALVIAREWERGTMEALMATPTSMMEIILGKLIPYFILGLGSMILCFVVVYFWYDIPFKGSFGILFLLSAVYLFPSLSIGLLISTLAKNQFVAAQVSLIAGFLPAFLLSGFLFEINNMPMALQIFTYIIPARYFVESLQTIFLVGNIPSIFIKDMACMFLVGLFFFTLVVKKTKKGLE; from the coding sequence ATGAACCGCAAACGGCTCTTCGCACTTTTGCTCAAGGAAACGTTGCAAATCATGCGTGATCCTAGTGCCATTCTTATTGCCGTCATCTTGCCATTGATTTTACTGTTTTTAATGGGCTATGCCGTCTCTTTGGATGCCAAAAATATGTCACTTGGCATTATCAATAAAAGTAACACCAAAGAGGCACATGCCTTAGTCTCTTCGTTTGTTGGCTCTTCTTCGTTTAAGACTCACATGTCTTACGATAAAAAAGAGCTGATGCAATTGCTTCAAGAAAATAAACTCAAAGGTGTTTTAGAAGTGCCTGCGTCATTTGGAAAACATGACGATTATACCCTTCAAATTCTCATCGATGCAACAGAGCCCAATACGGGTGGATTGATTCAAAATTATGCCTCTAAAATTATTCGCAACTGGGCTATTGAGGAGGGAATTATGCCCTCCGCTGGCATTAGTGTTGTACCTCGCTATTGGTTCAATCCTCCACTTTCTAGCCGCTACTTCTTGCTTCCAGGCTCCATCAGTGTTGTTATGACGCTTATTGGAATTTTACTCACCGCGTTGGTTATCGCAAGGGAGTGGGAAAGAGGTACGATGGAAGCGTTAATGGCAACGCCCACATCGATGATGGAAATTATCTTAGGAAAGCTTATTCCCTATTTTATTTTGGGATTAGGCTCGATGATCTTATGTTTTGTGGTGGTCTACTTTTGGTATGACATCCCTTTTAAAGGGAGTTTTGGCATCTTGTTTTTACTCAGTGCTGTTTATTTATTTCCCTCACTGAGTATTGGTTTGCTCATCTCAACTTTGGCTAAAAATCAATTTGTTGCTGCGCAAGTTTCACTTATAGCGGGTTTTTTACCTGCGTTTTTGCTTTCAGGCTTTTTGTTTGAAATTAACAATATGCCTATGGCGTTGCAAATCTTTACGTATATCATTCCTGCTCGGTATTTTGTAGAGTCTCTGCAAACTATTTTTCTGGTGGGAAACATCCCTTCTATTTTTATCAAAGATATGGCGTGCATGTTTTTGGTAGGGCTTTTTTTCTTTACACTTGTGGTGAAAAAAACGAAGAAGGGGTTAGAATGA
- a CDS encoding DUF5677 domain-containing protein — protein MTINDVHTISAIFDKQIKIFKEACEYILHTDTKYSEELFLLLLGISDSLESLSVLSKINKMRDCYVISRMIYETTINVLYISATNFEAMKDMIEYTKEKSKFESARSIATDKEAVFFAFDGEKHIISFSKNNPINMKGDPRDWTGVNISNRINLINKQYGDMVARFLQIAHLTIYRTSSDIVHGTLYGMRHSLGIVNRKNQSFSVEGMINHNFSTIITLMLTVSQCVYSILFAFNKELGLEEYEKQYNQLLEEFLKKGQEVLKK, from the coding sequence ATGACTATAAATGATGTTCATACTATCAGCGCTATTTTCGATAAACAAATCAAAATTTTTAAAGAAGCATGTGAATATATTCTTCATACAGATACCAAGTATAGTGAAGAATTATTTTTATTGTTATTAGGAATTTCTGACTCGTTAGAATCGTTATCCGTATTATCAAAAATCAATAAGATGAGAGATTGTTACGTTATATCTCGGATGATTTATGAAACAACTATTAACGTTTTATATATTTCTGCTACAAATTTTGAAGCAATGAAAGATATGATTGAATATACAAAGGAAAAATCAAAGTTTGAATCAGCGCGCTCAATTGCTACCGATAAAGAAGCTGTATTTTTTGCTTTTGATGGAGAAAAACATATTATCAGTTTTTCTAAAAACAATCCAATTAATATGAAAGGTGACCCTCGAGATTGGACAGGGGTAAATATATCTAATAGAATCAATCTCATTAATAAACAATATGGCGATATGGTTGCTAGATTTTTGCAAATAGCACATCTTACAATTTACAGAACATCTTCGGATATCGTTCATGGAACATTATATGGGATGAGACATAGTTTGGGCATTGTAAATAGAAAAAACCAATCATTTTCTGTAGAAGGAATGATAAATCACAATTTTAGTACGATTATTACCCTTATGTTAACTGTATCGCAATGTGTTTACTCAATTCTTTTTGCTTTTAATAAAGAATTAGGGCTTGAAGAATATGAAAAACAATATAATCAATTGTTAGAAGAGTTTCTTAAAAAAGGTCAAGAAGTTTTAAAAAAATAA
- a CDS encoding ABC transporter permease has protein sequence MIGRLLALIRKEALAIRNDKKSLFVVIVPPLIQVLMFSFAATLEIKHIDLAVFDQDGTHTSQELIQNLKGSAYIQKLVRVGNNHEISELINTQQVLAVLVIPNGFGKEVLNAKANVQLLLDGRRSNTAQIAEGYLSSIVQTFFLSKQPVTRAVTIQTRFFFNPNLSNFWWIVPNLFGSITMIVAMLLTALSIARERELGTFDQILVSPLRPFEILVGKLVPALLISMLESILILLFAIYLFGVPLMGSLTILYTGVIVFLFSISGIGLFISAISNTQQQAILGSFVFLLPSILLSGFATPIENMPSWLQPLTALTPLKYYLILIKGVFLKDISWEIAWTLIVPMFFLGIVFMSITMIFFRRRSR, from the coding sequence ATGATTGGTCGATTATTAGCACTGATTCGTAAAGAGGCGCTGGCGATTCGAAACGATAAAAAAAGTCTTTTTGTGGTTATTGTGCCACCGCTGATTCAAGTGTTGATGTTCTCTTTTGCGGCAACGTTGGAGATAAAGCATATTGATTTAGCTGTTTTTGATCAAGATGGAACCCATACAAGTCAAGAATTGATTCAAAACCTCAAAGGTTCTGCTTATATCCAAAAACTTGTCCGTGTTGGAAATAACCACGAGATTTCTGAGCTTATCAATACACAACAGGTATTGGCAGTACTCGTCATTCCTAATGGTTTTGGCAAAGAAGTGTTGAACGCCAAAGCCAATGTGCAACTGTTACTCGATGGGCGAAGATCGAATACCGCGCAAATTGCAGAGGGGTATTTAAGCAGCATCGTCCAAACTTTTTTTCTGAGCAAACAACCCGTTACACGTGCGGTTACCATTCAAACACGCTTCTTTTTTAACCCTAATTTGAGTAATTTTTGGTGGATTGTTCCCAACCTTTTTGGCTCTATTACCATGATCGTTGCGATGTTATTAACGGCTCTTTCGATTGCGAGAGAGCGAGAATTAGGGACGTTTGATCAAATTCTTGTCTCTCCCTTACGCCCATTTGAGATTCTTGTTGGAAAGCTGGTTCCTGCTTTGTTGATTAGCATGCTAGAATCCATCTTGATTTTGCTTTTTGCCATCTATCTTTTTGGCGTTCCGCTCATGGGCTCATTAACCATTCTTTATACGGGTGTCATCGTCTTTTTATTTTCTATCTCAGGCATTGGTCTTTTTATCTCAGCGATTTCTAACACGCAACAGCAAGCCATTTTAGGCTCATTTGTTTTCTTGCTCCCTTCCATTTTACTCTCAGGTTTTGCAACACCGATAGAGAATATGCCTTCATGGTTACAGCCCTTAACAGCCCTCACACCTCTTAAATATTATCTTATCCTTATAAAAGGCGTTTTTTTAAAAGACATCTCTTGGGAGATTGCGTGGACACTGATTGTACCGATGTTCTTTTTGGGAATTGTTTTTATGAGTATTACGATGATCTTTTTTCGAAGAAGGTCACGTTAA
- a CDS encoding putative quinol monooxygenase — MKYVVVVATLTLKDAYTEVGFEALKALHTATHKEDKGCVQYDLHKDTEKANTYVFVETWESEALLAEHMGKAHFKAFQMALEGKVESMSIQKLEKIL; from the coding sequence ATGAAATACGTCGTTGTTGTCGCAACATTAACCCTAAAAGATGCCTACACGGAAGTTGGCTTTGAAGCCCTTAAAGCATTGCATACCGCAACGCACAAAGAAGATAAAGGGTGTGTGCAGTACGATCTTCACAAAGACACCGAAAAAGCAAACACGTATGTTTTTGTCGAAACATGGGAGAGCGAAGCCCTTTTGGCAGAACACATGGGAAAAGCACATTTTAAAGCGTTTCAAATGGCGTTAGAGGGAAAAGTTGAAAGCATGTCGATTCAGAAGTTAGAAAAAATCTTATAG